The Rhipicephalus sanguineus isolate Rsan-2018 chromosome 4, BIME_Rsan_1.4, whole genome shotgun sequence DNA window AGAAGTTAAATTTGACGCGAGAATTTTTCCGCCGACGTTGAAcatgaacagttccttttctttcAAGTTCCTTGCATAAAAATATCCGATAGCAATACAACCCAACCCGCGTACGTCGATGTCGCAAAAAGACAGGCATTAGTTCGATATATTGTATAACTCGACATAAAACACGTACAAAATTTGCCGTATTTTCGATGCAAAGTTCGCTTCACTGGCATTTCTTCTCGATAGTGCAAGGAAGGTGGCGTCACGGCAGCAcgcgcgttattttttttttcgttttttctttcttgtggtTTGCAATTGGGTGGTGCGAGTTAAGTGCAGGGGCGGATTATACACGAGAAAAGACAGCATTGACGTTAACAGCGCCTGAACATGTTCacacgcagctgtgcgtactcttCGGGCGCCGGGAGCCTGCAGTACGCCCTGGCGCTAATATTGGCTTTGTTTTTCACTGTCATgctcagcgtgcttcttgggatgctgtacggAGCGCCGGACGTCAGATTTATTTCTCTACGCGCGACTGCGTCGATCACCGCCAGACTTGCTGAGAACAGCCAGGTTCTTCCGTTTTGCCGCAGCCATTGCGTTAACAAAGGGAACAGACAAGTAAACGGCGACCCCGCCGACGGGCCAACCGGCGCGTCAGCGGGGTCGTGGAATTGTGTGAAAAAGCACGCGATGGCAGGCTGTATACCTTCTACTCGCTCTGCGCGGCTCCTTCCTAACCACGCCACTCACTCTCTCAAATGCATACGGGAAGGTCGCCTTCCGTGAGCAAATGCGAGGAACTTGTGAGGGAAAGCGAACTTATTGGGGTGCTTCGCACTGTCCGATGTTTgatatattgctacgtaccagatATATTGCAGCTACTTTTGTTCAATGTAGCCGTAAATTTCCCTATGCATCAACGGTAAAATATTGTCGTGTTTGAAATTAGCTTTATATAAAGTATAATTTGATTTACCGGAGTTCGATttagtcgggtttgactgtaatTGTAGGGTTGGTGCCCTGCGTGATGATGGACACTCTACATTCAGAGGAACTGGATGGCGTACGTTTTGCAGAGCCCGTCCCTCAGTTCCAAACTGGCAGCGCTGAAAGAATGTGCGAAGGGCCGGATAAACACCATTGAGGAATGGCCGGGTGGTAGAGGCCTTCCCGAAGGCAGCCTCCGCTGGATGCTTCTCGTACGTTGGGCGCTCGACGTGGCGCTTATCGCTGCCCGTCGGCGCCATCCCGAATACACGAGCAAGGTCGTGGACACCATGTCTAGGGACCAACTCTTCTTCCGCCGCTTTTGCCAGACAACGTGCGGAGACGCCCGAGCGGCTGCGCTCTGCGACTACGGCACGCGAAATTCGGTGCTGTTCGCCAACGCATTTGGATGCCAAGAAGCCTTGCCGCTCGCCTGTTAGTGAGCGACCACATCGGACTTGGCGTTGTTTAGCGTAGCGGGGTGCACCGGTGGGATGGAAGCGGGAGAAAGGCAGATACGATTACTGCGAAtattgttttggtgctatagttTCATTATTAATCGTCTGCGTGACTCTTCCAGTGCATTCTATACGTATAAAGTCTGTTCGTTCTACGCATCGAGTCTCCTGTTTCACCTTGATCGTAGCGTTACGTCGCATGTGAATTGGTAGTATATATTTCAATGATATACCAGCGCGCGTGTACGCTTTTCTTTTGTTGATTGCTCGAAACGTTTCGCTGTATGCTCGCGTAGAAATTGCCGTCGTTTACGTGAAAGGTTGCGTGTTGGGCATTAAAGAAGTCGAGTGCATCATGGGCTTGCGAGTAATGGCAATACATCATTTGTGTTGTTTAATggctctctttatttatttatttatttatttatttatttatttatttatttatttatttatttatttattatttatttattatttactttcAAGATGCTGTGGGTGTATGTGGGCCCAGTCAAGAGGGGTAAAATTTAAAGAGGCTTTCAAATTTTGAGAAGTGAAACAACAGACATCTTAACTGCGACAGTAACAGATCAAAACTTAATCAATTATATCGAGTAAGTACTATTTATCAATGACAATCACGGTacgttcaatgtttcattttataGTATACGAGACATAAATGGGAGAATATGAAAGGGTTATTTCTTCAGTGATACTGATTATCCTTGCTGTATGAATACAGACATATGTGGTGTCAAGAATGGTTAGGCACTAAACAAAATGCCAATGCACACGTGTCGGGCGTTCCACCACGCCTGGTAGCTCGTGGATAAGCCCAAGTCACCTCATACATGTTGAATAGAAGTGCAGTTCAGGGCTATTACAATGTATTTTAAGTCTTGCATTAAAGTACAACACAGTGTTGTATGGAATATAAATCGCAAAGCTGTCTGCACTACCTTTCTAGCGTCTGCGGTCGATCGCGCGTCATTATTCATGCAGCTGTGTCACAGGCTTCATCAAAACATTTCGGTTTTGCAGGCGTCTCGCTCCGCTGGTCGCTCTCTGAAAAGGCTGTCGGCCAGAACTTCGCGTATAGTCGGCCATTTTCGCACGACAGTCCGGGTATGAGAGATTAAATATTAATCGGCCACTCAAAACTCAACGCCTCTCAGGGGACACGTGTGGTTTCGCAAAAGTGCGGCGTCAAAGGATATACACTCAAAGACCATTTTAGTTTTCCTACAGATTTGTTGATTTGGCATTTTTTTCCCCAAGCATTTCTTTCCAGCTCTGCGAATTGGGTGCACGTGCTTAGACGCGAAAGGCGGGGTCAATGGGCATGGAAGCCTCAGTTTCGCACACTACACATTACACTCTCGCATGTCAGAATAAAACACGCGTGCCGTAAGCAAAATAACGCATAACAAAGGCTAAGGGCGAAAACATGTGCAGAAGCGTATCACTTACCGTGGCGGGCATACTATTCAAGCTCTTCAGGGCAAGAAAGACAAGGATAACACTGCACTTATGACGCTGCCTACATATACGGTGATACATACTGTGATATGCACTCGTGAACAA harbors:
- the LOC125758042 gene encoding uncharacterized protein LOC125758042 produces the protein MDPDNFLANIVMLMAQELVDRDGTWHRRTSQQHNGDLSYDDKVLFVPTMYLVGDMLHAEASDPVLDYSTVGVRVLAAWANILVDQSPSLSSKLAALKECAKGRINTIEEWPGGRGLPEGSLRWMLLVRWALDVALIAARRRHPEYTSKVVDTMSRDQLFFRRFCQTTCGDARAAALCDYGTRNSVLFANAFGCQEALPLAC